From Polynucleobacter sp. JS-JIR-II-b4, a single genomic window includes:
- a CDS encoding UvrD-helicase domain-containing protein, with the protein MYSDLLANLNPEQREAVTLPPVHENGQAQSALILAGAGSGKTRVLTTRIAWLIQTGQVSPIGVLAVTFTNKAAKEMMLRLSAMLPINTRGMWIGTFHGLCNRLLRAHHKEAGLPSTFQILDTQDQLSAIKRLLKGLKVDDEKYPAKQLQYFIAHAKERGQRAKDLALGDDFQAKMAQLYAAYDEQCQREGVVDFAELLLRSYELLKHSEAIRTHYQERFRHILIDEFQDTNALQYAWLKLLSGHDVSRINVSGMGSSSVFAVGDDDQSIYAFRGADVENMRLYEKQYHPLMVKLEQNYRSHGHILDTANHLIANNSERLGKNLRTDAGHGEPVRIYEAPSDHAEAAWLVDEIKALVNSGIKRTEVALLYRSNAQSRIIEHALFSAGIPYRVYGGLRFFERAEIKHALAYLRLLENPNDDTSFSRVVNFPTRGIGARSIEALQDAARAQQCSLYLAASTLEGKAGAALSGFVRLVDHMREATRHNTLPETVEFVIQNSGLIQHYLSEREGQDRVENLQELINAATAFIAEEGYGQDTAAAMLPGENAPGVVEVSPLAAFLSHASLEAGDNQAQAGQDAVQLMTVHSAKGLEFTSVFITGLEEGLFPHENSVNEQNGLEEERRLMYVAITRAKERLYLSHTQSRMLHGQVRYNMPSRFLEELPSDSLKWLTPKARDARWGGGNSRSGSTWQDGYTRQREYESNDFFDSGSERQRPAKRVGSASMEVKRLASPPRGNYPFTIGQNVFHTKFGEGRVTGLEGVDADARAQVNFKRHGIKWLQLSIAKLAAID; encoded by the coding sequence ATGTACTCAGACTTGCTCGCGAACCTCAATCCAGAACAGCGCGAGGCAGTGACCCTCCCGCCCGTCCACGAAAATGGCCAAGCCCAATCAGCCTTGATTTTGGCTGGGGCAGGGAGCGGCAAGACCCGCGTCCTCACCACCCGTATAGCCTGGTTGATTCAGACCGGCCAGGTATCCCCTATTGGCGTCCTTGCGGTGACCTTCACCAATAAGGCCGCCAAAGAGATGATGCTTCGTCTCAGTGCCATGCTGCCAATCAATACGCGGGGGATGTGGATTGGTACCTTTCATGGTCTTTGTAATCGTTTATTGCGCGCTCATCACAAGGAAGCGGGTTTACCGTCGACTTTCCAAATCTTAGATACCCAAGATCAACTATCGGCAATTAAGCGCCTGTTGAAGGGTTTAAAAGTCGATGATGAAAAATATCCTGCAAAGCAGTTGCAATACTTTATTGCCCACGCCAAGGAGCGCGGTCAACGCGCAAAAGATTTAGCGCTTGGCGATGACTTCCAAGCCAAGATGGCGCAACTGTATGCGGCTTATGATGAACAATGCCAACGCGAAGGCGTGGTGGATTTTGCTGAACTCTTATTGCGCAGCTATGAATTACTCAAGCATAGCGAAGCGATTCGGACTCACTATCAAGAGCGCTTCCGTCATATTTTGATTGATGAGTTTCAAGATACCAACGCCTTGCAGTATGCATGGCTTAAATTATTGTCTGGTCATGACGTAAGTCGCATCAATGTCAGTGGCATGGGTAGTAGTTCCGTTTTTGCGGTGGGCGATGATGATCAAAGTATTTATGCATTCCGTGGCGCCGATGTTGAAAATATGCGTCTCTATGAAAAGCAATACCACCCATTGATGGTGAAGTTAGAGCAGAACTATCGCTCACACGGCCATATTCTAGATACAGCTAATCACCTCATTGCGAATAACTCCGAGCGCCTTGGTAAAAACCTGCGAACCGATGCTGGTCATGGCGAGCCAGTCCGTATTTATGAGGCGCCTAGTGATCATGCCGAGGCAGCTTGGCTGGTGGACGAGATCAAGGCTTTAGTCAATAGTGGCATCAAGCGCACTGAAGTAGCTTTACTCTATCGCAGCAATGCACAGTCACGCATTATTGAGCACGCATTATTTTCTGCGGGTATTCCGTATCGTGTGTATGGCGGTTTGCGCTTCTTCGAACGTGCTGAAATTAAACATGCACTCGCTTACCTACGCTTGCTCGAGAATCCAAATGACGACACTTCGTTCTCTCGAGTGGTGAATTTTCCAACCCGTGGAATTGGAGCAAGATCAATTGAGGCCTTGCAAGATGCCGCCAGAGCGCAACAATGCTCTTTATATTTAGCTGCCTCTACTTTGGAGGGCAAAGCCGGCGCTGCACTTAGTGGATTTGTGCGTTTAGTAGATCATATGCGTGAAGCTACGCGTCACAACACTTTGCCGGAAACGGTCGAATTTGTAATTCAGAATAGTGGCTTGATTCAACACTACCTCTCTGAGCGCGAAGGACAGGATCGCGTCGAGAACTTACAAGAATTGATTAACGCAGCCACTGCATTTATTGCCGAGGAAGGCTATGGTCAGGATACCGCCGCTGCGATGTTGCCAGGTGAGAATGCTCCAGGTGTTGTCGAAGTTTCACCTTTGGCAGCCTTTTTATCCCATGCTTCATTAGAGGCTGGTGACAATCAAGCCCAAGCGGGGCAAGATGCCGTCCAGCTGATGACAGTGCACTCAGCCAAAGGCTTAGAGTTCACCTCGGTATTTATTACCGGCCTTGAGGAAGGTTTATTTCCGCATGAGAACAGTGTGAATGAGCAAAACGGCTTAGAGGAGGAGCGTCGCTTGATGTATGTGGCGATCACGCGGGCTAAGGAACGGCTTTATCTCTCGCATACTCAATCGCGGATGCTGCATGGCCAAGTGCGTTACAACATGCCTTCTCGTTTCCTAGAGGAGCTTCCATCCGATTCATTGAAATGGCTTACTCCCAAAGCAAGAGATGCACGCTGGGGCGGCGGAAACTCAAGATCAGGATCTACTTGGCAAGATGGTTATACCCGTCAACGCGAATATGAGTCGAATGACTTTTTTGATTCAGGCTCTGAGCGCCAAAGACCAGCGAAGCGAGTTGGCTCAGCTTCTATGGAAGTGAAAAGGCTAGCTTCCCCACCTCGTGGAAATTACCCATTCACCATTGGGCAGAATGTCTTTCATACGAAGTTCGGTGAAGGACGCGTGACTGGTTTAGAGGGTGTAGATGCTGATGCAAGGGCGCAGGTTAATTTCAAGCGTCATGGCATCAAGTGGTTACAGCTGAGTATTGCGAAGCTTGCTGCGATTGACTGA